The following coding sequences lie in one Deltaproteobacteria bacterium genomic window:
- the nusA gene encoding transcription termination factor NusA — protein sequence MILDVGQIIAQLGKEKGIDKAVIIDAIKEALETAARKKYGMNKILEATYDPDTGEFEILSFRTAAETVVDPEAQMTLDEAQVLDPEAQVGDSLGERLSTKDLGRIAAQTARQIIMQKVKDAEREVIYNEFIGRKGEILNGIVQRYERDCLVIDLGKTEAIMPPSEQIPRERYRQGDRVRAYIKDVTKTSRGPEILLSRADPRVILKLFEQEVPEVYEGVVSILSVAREPGFRTKIAVRSRDRDVDPVGACVGMKGSRVQSVVQELRGERIDIIAWDEDPARFVCNALQPAEIIRVLVNESGKSMEVIVPEEQLLLAIGKRGQNVKLASKLVGWHIEVRAEGQGEDALKRAEGLFTKKPEDIPAEVPPPEGEPSEASAVESEAGAKEGTDVGAKEGESSEAPPAEGMPSEASAVESEAGAKEGTDVDAKAGDPPKE from the coding sequence ATGATCCTGGACGTGGGACAGATCATTGCCCAGCTGGGCAAGGAAAAAGGGATCGACAAGGCCGTCATCATCGACGCGATCAAGGAAGCCCTCGAGACCGCCGCGCGAAAGAAGTACGGGATGAACAAGATCCTCGAGGCGACCTACGATCCCGACACCGGGGAGTTCGAGATCCTGTCGTTCCGCACGGCGGCGGAGACGGTCGTCGACCCCGAGGCGCAGATGACCCTCGATGAGGCGCAGGTCCTCGACCCCGAGGCGCAGGTTGGCGACAGCCTCGGCGAGCGGCTGAGCACCAAGGACCTGGGGCGGATCGCCGCCCAGACGGCGCGCCAGATCATCATGCAGAAGGTGAAGGATGCGGAGCGCGAGGTCATCTACAACGAGTTCATCGGCCGGAAGGGGGAGATCCTGAACGGCATCGTGCAGAGGTACGAGCGCGACTGCCTCGTCATCGACCTCGGGAAGACCGAGGCGATCATGCCCCCGTCGGAACAGATTCCCCGCGAGCGGTACCGCCAGGGGGACCGGGTCCGGGCCTATATCAAGGATGTCACCAAGACTTCCCGGGGTCCGGAGATCCTTCTCTCCCGGGCCGACCCGAGGGTGATCCTCAAGCTCTTCGAACAGGAGGTTCCCGAGGTCTACGAGGGGGTGGTCTCCATCCTCAGCGTGGCGAGGGAGCCCGGCTTCCGAACCAAGATCGCCGTGCGCTCCAGGGACCGGGACGTCGACCCCGTGGGCGCGTGCGTCGGCATGAAGGGGTCCCGCGTGCAGAGCGTCGTGCAGGAACTTCGCGGCGAGCGCATCGACATCATCGCCTGGGACGAGGACCCCGCCCGGTTCGTCTGCAACGCCCTTCAGCCGGCCGAGATCATCCGGGTGCTCGTGAACGAGTCCGGGAAGAGCATGGAGGTGATCGTTCCCGAGGAGCAGCTGCTTCTCGCCATCGGAAAGCGGGGGCAGAACGTGAAGCTCGCCTCCAAGCTGGTCGGCTGGCACATCGAGGTCCGGGCCGAGGGGCAAGGCGAGGACGCCCTGAAGCGGGCGGAGGGGTTGTTCACGAAGAAGCCGGAAGACATCCCCGCGGAGGTCCCGCCGCCCGAAGGCGAGCCCTCCGAAGCGTCCGCTGTGGAGAGTGAGGCGGGCGCGAAGGAGGGTACGGATGTTGGCGCGAAGGAGGGCGAGTCCTCCGAAGCCCCTCCAGCGGAAGGCATGCCCTCCGAAG